A stretch of the Candidatus Neomarinimicrobiota bacterium genome encodes the following:
- the frr gene encoding ribosome recycling factor, translating into MMQDINKEAINLMDQAVGHTRMELAKVRTGRANPDLLNSIQVDYYGSMMPLNQVSTISIPEPRLITLQPFEKTLIPIIEKAIMDSNLGLTPSNNGNSVMVPIPALSEERRKDLIKYVHQLIEEGRISIRNVRRDALHHVKDFGQEEHISEDEIRREESEIQTLTDKHVATLNEMQDHKEKELMEF; encoded by the coding sequence ATGATGCAGGATATAAATAAAGAAGCAATTAATCTTATGGACCAGGCTGTTGGTCACACTCGAATGGAATTGGCAAAAGTACGCACAGGTCGTGCGAATCCTGATTTGTTAAATTCTATCCAAGTGGATTATTACGGATCCATGATGCCCTTAAATCAGGTTTCTACGATTTCTATCCCAGAACCACGATTGATTACTTTACAGCCCTTTGAAAAAACATTAATCCCAATTATTGAAAAAGCAATTATGGATTCGAATCTTGGTTTAACACCCAGTAATAATGGTAATTCCGTAATGGTCCCAATACCTGCTTTATCTGAAGAGAGGCGTAAAGATCTCATTAAATATGTCCATCAATTGATTGAGGAAGGGCGCATCTCTATCCGTAATGTTCGCCGTGATGCTCTTCATCATGTGAAAGATTTCGGCCAGGAAGAGCATATTTCAGAAGATGAAATTCGTCGTGAAGAAAGTGAGATTCAAACGTTAACCGATAAGCATGTAGCAACACTTAACGAAATGCAAGAT